Proteins encoded in a region of the Melioribacteraceae bacterium genome:
- a CDS encoding DUF1801 domain-containing protein — MSENKTKPTKASVDKFLKSAADKNRLQDCYKIIDIMKKITGEEPVMWGPGIVGFGKYHYRYESGREGDMCLCGFSPRKQNLVIYILMGFTKNAELMKKLGKYKTGKSCLYINKLEDIDVKVLKELIKESVKTVRKYSDKGE, encoded by the coding sequence ATGTCAGAAAATAAAACAAAACCGACTAAAGCTAGTGTGGATAAATTCCTGAAAAGTGCTGCAGATAAAAATAGATTACAAGATTGCTATAAGATCATCGATATAATGAAAAAGATAACAGGAGAAGAACCTGTAATGTGGGGACCGGGCATAGTCGGTTTCGGTAAATATCATTATAGGTATGAGAGCGGAAGAGAAGGAGATATGTGTCTATGCGGATTCTCACCCAGGAAGCAGAACCTGGTTATTTATATACTTATGGGATTTACAAAAAATGCCGAGCTGATGAAAAAACTGGGGAAATACAAAACCGGCAAATCGTGCCTCTACATTAACAAACTTGAAGATATAGACGTGAAAGTTTTGAAAGAACTGATAAAGGAATCGGTAAAAACAGTCAGGAAATATTCAGATAAGGGCGAATAA
- a CDS encoding class I SAM-dependent methyltransferase — protein sequence MKKNPFDIYTEEYEDWFSENETIFQSELIALKQVVPVGRNGLEIGIGSGIFAERLGIKFGIDPSDRMLEYARKRNLNVEKGFAESLPYPDSSFDIALFITSICFINNPDKALTEAYRILKSCGELIIAFIDRDSLFGKSMEEQIEVSKFYRSANFYSADEIIKLIESNGFKINRIIQTLLSENRNEVENPVEGTGKEDL from the coding sequence ATGAAAAAGAATCCTTTCGATATTTACACTGAAGAATATGAAGATTGGTTCAGTGAGAATGAAACTATCTTTCAATCGGAATTGATTGCCTTAAAGCAAGTTGTCCCGGTCGGGAGAAACGGATTGGAAATCGGAATCGGGAGCGGAATATTTGCCGAACGACTGGGTATTAAATTCGGGATCGATCCTTCGGATAGAATGCTTGAGTATGCACGTAAAAGAAATTTAAATGTTGAGAAAGGATTTGCTGAAAGTCTCCCCTATCCGGATTCAAGTTTCGATATAGCACTCTTTATAACTTCAATCTGCTTTATTAATAATCCCGATAAAGCTTTAACGGAAGCATACCGGATATTAAAAAGTTGCGGCGAATTAATAATTGCGTTTATAGATAGGGATAGTTTATTCGGCAAATCTATGGAAGAGCAAATAGAGGTGAGCAAGTTTTACAGGAGTGCTAATTTTTATTCGGCGGATGAGATTATAAAGCTGATAGAATCAAACGGTTTTAAGATAAACCGGATTATTCAGACTTTACTAAGCGAAAATAGAAATGAAGTTGAAAATCCGGTTGAAGGTACGGGAAAGGAGGATTTGTAG
- a CDS encoding cation transporter has product MQKTIFEIPGMDCPSEENLIRLKLEGISGIRNLEFDLQNRMLAVYHSDNIAGISKAIGDLKLGDKIVSTGEVEAFERNDHTNQSKVLWAVLGINFAFFVIEITTGFISGSMGLVADSLDMLADSFVYGISLFAVGGTIARKKKIATLSGYFQLALAVIGFVEVIRRFLGLESLPDFSTMIIVSVFALIANSICLYLLQKSKSSEAHMQASMIFTSNDVIINAGVIAAGILVNVLNSSKPDLIIGIIVFVLVIKGAVRILKLGR; this is encoded by the coding sequence GTGCAGAAAACAATTTTCGAAATTCCCGGGATGGATTGCCCATCGGAAGAGAATCTTATCCGGCTTAAGCTGGAGGGGATCTCCGGAATAAGAAATCTAGAATTCGATCTGCAGAATAGAATGCTGGCCGTTTATCATAGTGATAATATTGCCGGTATCAGCAAAGCTATCGGAGATCTCAAACTGGGAGATAAAATTGTTTCAACCGGAGAAGTTGAAGCTTTCGAACGGAACGATCATACTAATCAGAGTAAAGTATTATGGGCTGTTCTCGGCATCAACTTCGCTTTCTTTGTAATTGAAATTACAACAGGATTTATCTCCGGTTCGATGGGGCTCGTTGCCGACAGTCTAGATATGCTAGCCGATTCTTTCGTATACGGTATAAGTCTCTTCGCGGTCGGCGGTACAATCGCGCGTAAGAAAAAGATCGCTACGCTCTCGGGATATTTTCAGCTAGCACTTGCCGTAATCGGATTTGTAGAAGTGATTAGACGGTTTCTCGGTTTAGAATCACTCCCGGATTTTTCAACAATGATAATTGTCTCCGTATTTGCATTGATAGCAAATTCAATCTGTCTATACCTGCTTCAAAAATCGAAGAGCAGTGAAGCGCATATGCAGGCGAGTATGATTTTTACATCTAATGATGTTATTATAAATGCCGGTGTTATTGCGGCAGGAATTCTTGTTAACGTGCTTAATTCCAGCAAGCCGGACCTGATAATAGGTATAATTGTATTCGTTCTGGTTATAAAGGGTGCCGTAAGAATTTTAAAACTCGGAAGGTGA
- a CDS encoding VOC family protein: MAQKIFVNLPVKDINRSIEFFSKLGYSFNPKFTDQNATCMIVSDDIYVMLLTEKFFRTFTNKEISDAKKSTEVLISLTAENKEAVNQFMARALDAGGKEPREAQDHGWMYGRSFEDLDGHIWEIFYMDESALDKM, encoded by the coding sequence ATGGCACAAAAGATTTTTGTCAATCTGCCTGTAAAGGATATAAATAGATCGATCGAGTTTTTCTCAAAGCTCGGATACTCATTCAATCCAAAATTCACAGACCAAAATGCAACCTGTATGATTGTTTCGGATGATATCTATGTAATGCTCCTGACCGAAAAATTTTTCAGGACTTTTACAAACAAGGAGATCTCCGACGCAAAAAAATCTACCGAAGTTTTAATTTCTCTCACCGCGGAGAATAAAGAGGCGGTAAATCAATTTATGGCAAGAGCACTCGATGCAGGCGGAAAGGAACCGCGTGAAGCTCAGGACCATGGATGGATGTACGGAAGAAGCTTTGAGGATTTGGACGGCCATATATGGGAAATCTTTTATATGGATGAGTCCGCCCTCGATAAAATGTGA
- a CDS encoding sodium:solute symporter, with product MKGSQLDYLIIIAYLIVIAAIGILSGGKQRTLKDYFHGSKPVAWWAVCFSMVAAETSTLTFISIPGLAYITNLNFLQVTFGYLIGRIIVAFIFLPAYSRGELRTAYTYLGERFGQRTRSFASIVFLFTRIAADGVRLFATAIPLKLMIGISYPEAIVIMALVALLYTYTGGVRGIIWVDVVQMFIYLGGVLFAGLYLLSVLPGGWETAAAKASAAGKLSIFNSGFENGLSGFFSQPYTLIGGILGGAFLSMASHGTDQLIVQRLLATGSLKDGQKAIIGSGILVIIQFAVFLMMGILLYSYYGTLEIKPDTVFPKFIIEELPPGIFGIIIAGLFAAALSTLAGSISSLSSSTMMDLYLPFSKKSRSEKEKLMMSRIFSIIAAFLLTGSALFFINTSQAVVELALSIASFTYGGLLGTFLLGIFVKKAGEKEALIGFSTGIIVMIFVISFKIVAWTWFTFAGVVATIAAGQLLLLFRRK from the coding sequence ATGAAAGGAAGTCAGCTCGATTATCTAATCATTATTGCTTATCTGATTGTCATTGCGGCCATAGGTATTTTATCCGGCGGCAAGCAGAGAACCCTAAAAGATTATTTCCACGGATCGAAGCCGGTAGCCTGGTGGGCGGTCTGCTTTTCGATGGTAGCCGCTGAAACAAGTACACTCACGTTCATTTCGATTCCGGGTTTAGCATACATTACAAATCTGAATTTCCTTCAGGTGACATTCGGATATCTGATCGGACGTATAATAGTCGCATTCATATTTCTCCCGGCATATTCTCGCGGTGAACTCAGAACCGCATACACATATCTTGGCGAGAGGTTCGGCCAGAGGACAAGATCATTCGCGTCAATCGTTTTTCTCTTTACGAGAATTGCAGCCGACGGAGTCCGTCTCTTCGCAACAGCTATTCCGCTGAAGCTGATGATAGGAATCAGTTATCCTGAGGCAATAGTCATAATGGCACTTGTTGCCCTCTTGTATACATACACGGGCGGAGTAAGAGGAATTATCTGGGTTGACGTGGTTCAGATGTTTATCTATTTAGGCGGAGTACTATTTGCGGGACTTTACCTATTATCGGTTCTGCCGGGAGGATGGGAAACCGCAGCAGCTAAAGCATCTGCTGCCGGCAAACTTTCAATTTTTAATTCAGGTTTCGAAAACGGTTTGAGCGGATTCTTCAGTCAGCCGTATACGCTTATCGGGGGAATTCTGGGCGGAGCGTTCTTATCAATGGCTTCCCATGGTACTGATCAATTAATTGTTCAGCGCCTTCTTGCAACGGGATCATTGAAAGATGGTCAGAAAGCCATTATAGGAAGCGGAATTCTGGTAATTATTCAGTTTGCTGTCTTTCTGATGATGGGAATTCTGCTCTACTCTTATTACGGTACATTGGAGATTAAACCGGATACGGTCTTCCCTAAATTTATAATTGAAGAATTGCCCCCCGGTATTTTCGGGATAATAATTGCAGGATTATTTGCAGCAGCTTTATCAACACTTGCAGGGTCAATCAGTTCACTCTCTTCTTCCACTATGATGGATCTTTATCTTCCCTTTTCAAAAAAATCCAGGTCGGAAAAAGAAAAGCTCATGATGAGCCGAATCTTCAGTATTATTGCGGCATTTCTGCTCACCGGTTCGGCACTCTTTTTTATCAACACATCTCAGGCAGTAGTTGAACTTGCACTCAGTATTGCTTCTTTTACATACGGAGGACTATTAGGGACTTTCCTGCTGGGCATTTTTGTGAAGAAAGCCGGCGAGAAAGAAGCCCTGATTGGCTTCTCAACCGGAATAATTGTAATGATATTTGTTATATCATTCAAAATTGTTGCCTGGACCTGGTTTACTTTTGCGGGAGTAGTTGCAACAATTGCTGCCGGACAACTACTACTTCTTTTCAGAAGAAAATAA
- a CDS encoding DUF362 domain-containing protein has product MKKKKSTAGLSRREFIKATSISAAGLSFLGALPSNFKKVLYINPGGVKSRIVLVKNPQVINQEGIVDSSLLSEMLEKAIMKYSDEKSTANFWKNNFSINEIIGLKINTLGLNSVAGTTLTNHFDAFIKTIIESCKKAGIPENNFIVWDRSEEELISAGLKIQKEKSKTRVLGCVDSRRGDTGIGYTNEEYPVGNKKTGLAKILTEYCDTIINIPQLKTHGNAGFTGALKNHYGSISNAREFHSNNCTNPGIPEINMLPEIRNKQKLIITNALMGVFEGGPRWERKSMWPFGGILIGTDPVAMDTVMLGIINEKRIKEGLSPVNENVARHIRISKEFGLGTNDIEQIELIEINL; this is encoded by the coding sequence ATGAAGAAGAAAAAAAGTACTGCCGGACTCTCGCGGAGAGAGTTTATCAAAGCTACGTCAATTAGCGCAGCGGGATTATCATTTCTTGGTGCCTTACCTTCCAATTTTAAAAAAGTTCTATATATTAATCCGGGGGGAGTTAAAAGCAGAATTGTACTTGTGAAGAATCCGCAAGTAATTAACCAGGAAGGGATAGTTGACTCTTCCCTCCTTTCTGAAATGCTTGAAAAAGCGATAATGAAATACAGCGATGAAAAATCCACCGCCAATTTCTGGAAAAATAATTTCAGTATAAATGAGATTATCGGCTTGAAAATTAATACGCTGGGTTTAAATTCTGTTGCTGGTACAACTCTTACAAATCATTTTGACGCATTCATAAAAACAATTATTGAGAGCTGTAAAAAAGCAGGAATCCCCGAAAATAATTTTATTGTCTGGGACAGAAGTGAAGAGGAATTAATAAGTGCCGGTTTAAAAATTCAAAAGGAGAAGAGTAAAACAAGAGTGTTGGGATGTGTAGACTCGAGGCGCGGCGACACCGGTATCGGATATACTAATGAAGAGTATCCGGTCGGCAATAAAAAGACCGGCCTGGCAAAGATACTAACTGAGTATTGCGATACTATAATCAATATACCGCAGCTTAAAACTCACGGTAACGCCGGATTTACCGGTGCGTTAAAAAATCATTATGGTTCGATAAGCAATGCGAGGGAATTTCACAGCAACAACTGCACAAATCCAGGGATCCCTGAAATCAATATGCTTCCTGAGATCAGGAATAAGCAGAAGCTTATAATCACGAATGCACTGATGGGCGTATTTGAGGGCGGACCGCGATGGGAAAGAAAGTCTATGTGGCCGTTCGGCGGAATACTGATCGGAACCGATCCGGTTGCTATGGATACTGTAATGCTCGGTATAATTAACGAGAAGAGAATTAAGGAAGGCCTCTCCCCTGTAAATGAAAACGTTGCCCGGCATATCAGGATTTCAAAGGAATTCGGACTCGGCACAAATGACATTGAACAGATCGAACTGATTGAAATAAATCTTTAA
- a CDS encoding transcriptional regulator, protein MKTFIDNLNKAFESRVRLGIMSALAVSDKLDFTSLKEYLDVTDGNLASHIKALEKEDFIGVEKSFIGKKPNTKYFITRSGRKAFDDHLKALEKIIESRK, encoded by the coding sequence GTGAAAACATTTATCGATAATCTAAACAAGGCATTCGAAAGCCGTGTGAGGCTCGGCATTATGTCCGCCCTGGCTGTTAGCGACAAACTAGATTTCACATCGCTGAAAGAATACCTTGATGTAACCGACGGAAATCTCGCCAGTCATATCAAGGCGCTCGAAAAAGAGGATTTCATCGGAGTGGAAAAATCGTTTATCGGTAAGAAACCTAATACTAAGTATTTCATAACCAGGTCAGGCAGAAAAGCATTCGACGATCATCTAAAAGCGCTTGAGAAAATAATAGAATCACGTAAATAA
- a CDS encoding DUF4440 domain-containing protein → MKLKYVSGFIFCCILIAVMISCNNLKETDAQEKESNQSSTIESALIETNRQIEKAIYDSDYEKLINFYTDDAIVASDFQPAIKEKDAIRSSYLKQEKEGTKFHSFNAKADKIWQVNNDIYEYGTYGLSVSSNETKHPYAFTGSYFMIWEKQKNDGYLIKYMISNLDFDPCNDFY, encoded by the coding sequence ATGAAACTAAAATATGTTTCAGGATTTATCTTCTGCTGTATCCTTATTGCTGTAATGATATCGTGCAATAATCTAAAAGAGACAGATGCACAGGAAAAAGAATCGAATCAATCCTCCACTATTGAGAGCGCATTAATTGAAACTAACAGACAAATCGAAAAAGCAATCTATGACTCAGACTACGAAAAGCTTATAAATTTTTATACCGATGACGCGATTGTTGCATCCGACTTCCAGCCGGCTATAAAAGAGAAGGATGCAATAAGGTCAAGTTATCTTAAACAGGAGAAGGAAGGGACAAAATTCCATTCATTCAACGCAAAGGCTGACAAAATCTGGCAGGTAAATAATGATATTTATGAGTATGGTACTTACGGATTATCGGTCAGTTCAAATGAAACAAAGCATCCATATGCTTTTACCGGTTCTTATTTCATGATTTGGGAAAAACAGAAGAATGATGGGTACCTGATTAAATATATGATTTCGAACCTGGACTTCGATCCTTGTAATGATTTTTATTAA
- a CDS encoding DUF1697 domain-containing protein, whose product MGYRYAGILRGINVGGKNLIKMDHLKEIFEATGMRNVKTYIQSGNIFFDSPLSSENTIILKIEKVLHRELSKDVILVIRTLKEIDSILKENPFYKLKLPAKTKLYVSLLKEKLKIKPVVPLVSAKGDVEIIHVAGREIYTITKEINGRFGFPNNFVEEVFNVAATTRNWNTILKMNELITEIKGNSNVRK is encoded by the coding sequence ATGGGATATCGCTATGCAGGTATCTTAAGAGGTATTAATGTAGGGGGCAAAAATCTAATAAAGATGGATCACCTTAAGGAGATTTTTGAAGCAACCGGAATGAGAAACGTTAAAACATACATTCAGTCCGGCAACATATTTTTTGATTCCCCTCTCTCATCTGAAAATACAATTATACTGAAAATTGAAAAAGTACTGCATCGGGAATTGAGTAAAGATGTAATTCTTGTTATCCGTACATTGAAGGAGATTGATTCGATATTGAAAGAAAATCCATTCTATAAATTAAAGCTGCCGGCAAAAACAAAACTGTACGTTAGCCTGCTTAAAGAAAAATTAAAAATAAAACCAGTAGTTCCGTTGGTATCCGCAAAGGGAGATGTTGAAATTATTCACGTCGCCGGAAGAGAGATTTATACTATTACTAAGGAGATAAACGGCAGATTCGGTTTCCCCAATAATTTTGTAGAAGAAGTTTTTAATGTTGCGGCAACTACCAGAAACTGGAATACAATTTTGAAAATGAATGAACTAATCACAGAAATAAAGGGAAATTCAAATGTCAGAAAATAA
- a CDS encoding S8 family serine peptidase → MKNLKVILISVILICTSIWILLEYNKTTAKYLYGNSYRQNRIVNTIRLHQYGITGKRIKVGIVDSGFYTAHTAFKKTRIIEEFDFAVNLPTVSNQDHIGGMDHGTNVFSMIGGYQENEILGIAYGADFYLAKSDKTSDRLTEEEGYAVNAYKWLSGKKVNIITTSLSYNKFEKADYYTPEQMDGNTALITRVADSLSAGGIVFVSSAGNQFEEEWQIIEPPADGFMVLAAGSIDKDLNHSFFSSSGPTVDGRIKPDIVTPGEGVWTANYLPGLKEEFGWNHGTSLAAPVAAGIAALVLSAHPDLSADQVREAIRNTSSRAGNPDNLYGWGIPDAEMAVSYFGPAFSNLPGIIDHGGKIEITTYVLSGYGLDKSSIEIHLLNNGKESVNKMNEEDDNFFSYIFYVSNEEDKVEFYFTAKDRRGNRTKFPSSFLSDHFTCIKKNGRFELTY, encoded by the coding sequence ATGAAAAACCTGAAAGTTATTTTAATTTCAGTCATCCTGATCTGTACTTCTATCTGGATTCTCTTAGAATACAATAAAACCACAGCAAAATATTTATACGGTAATTCGTACAGGCAGAATAGGATTGTGAACACAATCCGGCTTCATCAGTACGGAATTACAGGTAAACGAATAAAAGTTGGAATAGTTGACTCAGGTTTTTATACGGCTCATACTGCATTTAAAAAAACTAGAATTATAGAGGAGTTTGATTTTGCAGTAAACCTTCCAACTGTTTCGAATCAGGATCATATTGGTGGAATGGACCACGGTACAAATGTTTTCTCAATGATCGGCGGATATCAGGAAAATGAAATTTTGGGGATTGCATACGGAGCTGATTTCTATCTGGCAAAATCAGATAAGACTTCGGATAGATTAACTGAAGAGGAAGGTTATGCAGTTAATGCCTATAAGTGGCTTTCCGGGAAGAAGGTCAATATAATTACTACTTCCCTCAGCTATAATAAATTTGAAAAAGCAGATTATTATACCCCGGAACAGATGGACGGAAATACAGCACTGATAACAAGAGTTGCAGACAGTCTGTCAGCCGGTGGAATAGTCTTCGTCAGTTCCGCCGGGAATCAATTTGAGGAGGAATGGCAGATTATTGAGCCGCCTGCCGACGGATTTATGGTTCTTGCCGCGGGATCGATTGATAAGGATCTGAATCATTCTTTCTTCAGTTCAAGCGGTCCGACTGTTGACGGCCGAATAAAACCGGATATCGTAACGCCGGGCGAAGGAGTATGGACAGCAAACTATTTACCGGGACTAAAAGAGGAATTCGGTTGGAATCACGGTACATCTCTGGCAGCACCGGTTGCTGCAGGCATTGCGGCACTTGTATTGTCTGCACATCCGGATCTTTCTGCCGACCAGGTAAGAGAGGCGATTAGAAATACATCGTCGAGAGCCGGGAATCCCGATAATCTTTACGGCTGGGGTATTCCGGATGCTGAAATGGCGGTTTCCTATTTCGGTCCCGCTTTTTCAAACCTACCCGGAATAATTGATCACGGCGGGAAAATTGAAATTACCACTTATGTTTTGAGCGGTTACGGACTTGATAAATCAAGCATCGAAATTCATCTTTTGAATAACGGGAAGGAATCCGTCAATAAAATGAATGAGGAAGATGATAATTTTTTCAGCTATATTTTTTATGTTAGTAATGAAGAAGATAAAGTAGAATTCTATTTCACAGCAAAAGACAGACGGGGAAACAGAACGAAATTCCCTTCCTCTTTTCTCAGCGATCATTTCACCTGTATAAAGAAAAACGGCAGGTTTGAATTAACGTACTAA
- a CDS encoding DUF1801 domain-containing protein gives MNKYIKIPESIDEYIGNYPEEIQFLLKSIRIAIRKSAPDAKEAIKYSIPTYTLNGNLVHFGASKNHIGFYPAPSGISAFRKELSQYKVSKGAIQFPFNKKLPLLLISRIVKFRVKENLLKPVKKK, from the coding sequence ATGAATAAATATATAAAAATACCGGAAAGCATAGATGAATATATTGGAAACTATCCGGAGGAAATTCAATTTCTTCTTAAGAGTATTAGAATTGCAATACGGAAATCGGCACCGGATGCCAAGGAAGCGATCAAGTATTCAATTCCAACTTACACGCTTAACGGCAACCTGGTCCATTTCGGTGCTAGCAAAAATCATATCGGGTTTTACCCGGCACCATCCGGTATAAGTGCATTCAGAAAAGAATTGTCCCAATACAAAGTTTCGAAAGGTGCCATTCAATTCCCTTTTAATAAGAAGCTGCCTCTATTACTCATATCAAGAATTGTAAAATTTAGAGTGAAGGAAAATCTGCTGAAACCGGTAAAGAAGAAATGA
- a CDS encoding MBL fold metallo-hydrolase, giving the protein MKKFLIAAFILFSFTHLIAQNNFEQDLFKTDAGDLKITFIGHGTLMFEFNETTIHIDPVGRYADYSALQKADLILITHHHGDHLDAKAIGQIVKKGTKIFCNELSLQKATGAEVLKNGNKAKYKVIDIETIPAYNLVHKRDNGQPFHPKGEGNGYVLTIGNKKIYIAGDTEKIPEMKELKNIDVAFLPMNLPYTMTPPMVADAVNMFHPKVLYPYHYGDTNINELISLMKDIKDCEIRIRKMN; this is encoded by the coding sequence ATGAAAAAATTTCTTATTGCAGCATTTATTCTTTTTTCGTTTACACATTTAATAGCTCAGAATAATTTTGAGCAGGACCTTTTTAAAACGGATGCCGGCGATCTTAAGATTACATTTATAGGTCACGGCACTCTGATGTTCGAATTCAATGAAACAACAATTCATATCGATCCTGTAGGAAGATACGCAGATTATTCTGCACTACAAAAAGCAGATTTAATTTTGATTACACATCATCATGGCGATCACCTTGATGCTAAGGCTATCGGGCAAATCGTTAAGAAAGGGACAAAAATATTCTGTAATGAGCTTAGTCTGCAAAAAGCAACCGGTGCAGAAGTACTTAAAAATGGTAATAAAGCCAAGTACAAAGTAATAGACATAGAAACCATTCCGGCATATAATTTAGTACATAAGCGTGATAACGGTCAGCCCTTCCACCCCAAAGGTGAAGGGAACGGATATGTTTTAACAATTGGCAATAAGAAAATTTATATAGCCGGAGATACAGAAAAGATTCCGGAGATGAAAGAGCTGAAGAATATAGACGTTGCATTTCTTCCAATGAACCTGCCATATACAATGACACCTCCAATGGTAGCGGATGCAGTAAACATGTTCCATCCGAAAGTTCTTTATCCATACCATTATGGAGACACAAATATCAACGAGCTGATTTCATTAATGAAGGACATAAAAGATTGCGAAATAAGAATACGAAAGATGAATTAG
- a CDS encoding SRPBCC family protein, with protein MKIKVEAIINSDIDQVWKAWNTPDDINCWNAASDDWHNPKSRLDLKPGGTFSYRMEARDGSMGFDFEGTYSKVIEKNLIEYYMADGREVSAQFIQLEGSVKVVEEFDAETENDPELQRQGWQSILDNFKRHVELKSGKK; from the coding sequence ATGAAGATAAAAGTAGAAGCAATTATAAACTCAGATATAGATCAGGTCTGGAAAGCATGGAATACTCCGGACGACATCAACTGCTGGAACGCGGCATCGGACGACTGGCACAATCCGAAGAGCCGGCTCGATCTTAAGCCCGGCGGAACATTCTCCTACAGGATGGAAGCCAGGGACGGAAGTATGGGCTTCGACTTTGAAGGAACATACAGCAAAGTAATCGAGAAGAATCTGATAGAATATTATATGGCCGACGGGCGTGAAGTATCGGCACAATTCATTCAGCTCGAAGGCAGCGTTAAGGTAGTAGAAGAATTCGATGCGGAAACGGAAAACGACCCGGAGCTTCAGCGCCAGGGCTGGCAGAGTATACTCGATAATTTTAAGAGGCATGTTGAATTAAAATCCGGAAAGAAATAA
- a CDS encoding KOW motif-containing protein, giving the protein MKDGDFCMVIGGTHKGKSGTVRDINKSKTGHITITVVQKNGVRFKTLANNVIVENIETAIR; this is encoded by the coding sequence TTGAAAGACGGCGACTTTTGCATGGTTATTGGCGGAACTCACAAAGGTAAATCCGGAACAGTACGAGACATCAACAAGAGTAAAACCGGTCATATAACCATAACTGTTGTACAGAAAAACGGCGTACGGTTTAAAACGCTTGCAAATAATGTAATTGTAGAAAATATTGAGACCGCAATTAGGTAA
- a CDS encoding SDR family NAD(P)-dependent oxidoreductase has product MKILVLGGYGGTGKVFCRMLLEETDWNVIVAGRNEKKAEEHAEFLKANFPGERVEFRHVDAADRSSLRSAFRECDLVLIAATTAKYALSIAEEAIEAGIDYIDIYFQQDVFATLKAIEEKILSSGRCFITQGGFHPGLPALFVRSGASQFDNFKRAIIAFVMNEEIENPYSLIELVDSFAEYRPEVYRGGKWVPGSYKDEIKIDFGKGWGKRSCVPIDLIEMKGIPEKYGLEENGVYVAGFNWFVDYFLFPLIMISHKIKRGLFRRFWARLMTWGINNFSNGQLGVVFLLKAEGEKEGMLKKLMIRAEHKSAYEFTVIPVIALLKQLDSIRKPGLYMMGHIADPELLINDMIRMGVKIEMTRDF; this is encoded by the coding sequence ATGAAAATATTAGTACTCGGCGGTTACGGCGGAACGGGAAAAGTCTTCTGCCGCATGTTACTTGAAGAAACAGATTGGAACGTTATTGTTGCCGGAAGAAACGAAAAGAAAGCGGAAGAGCATGCAGAATTTCTGAAAGCAAATTTTCCAGGTGAGCGGGTGGAATTCAGGCACGTAGATGCAGCGGATAGATCTAGCCTCCGCTCCGCGTTCAGAGAGTGCGACCTCGTTCTTATCGCGGCAACTACCGCAAAATATGCACTTTCAATTGCCGAAGAAGCAATTGAGGCGGGTATCGATTATATCGATATCTATTTTCAGCAGGATGTTTTCGCTACTCTCAAGGCAATTGAAGAGAAGATATTAAGTTCCGGCAGATGCTTTATTACACAGGGGGGATTCCATCCGGGCCTCCCCGCGCTGTTTGTCAGAAGCGGCGCTTCACAATTCGACAATTTTAAGAGAGCAATTATTGCTTTTGTGATGAACGAGGAGATTGAAAATCCTTATTCATTAATTGAGCTGGTTGATTCATTTGCAGAATACAGGCCCGAAGTTTACCGCGGCGGCAAATGGGTGCCCGGTTCTTATAAGGATGAGATAAAAATCGATTTCGGTAAAGGATGGGGAAAGAGAAGCTGCGTTCCGATCGATCTGATCGAGATGAAGGGAATACCCGAAAAGTACGGACTAGAAGAGAACGGTGTATATGTAGCGGGATTCAACTGGTTCGTTGATTATTTCCTTTTTCCTCTTATAATGATTTCGCATAAAATAAAACGGGGACTGTTCCGCCGATTCTGGGCACGTTTGATGACCTGGGGGATTAATAATTTTTCTAATGGTCAATTGGGTGTTGTCTTCCTTCTTAAAGCGGAGGGTGAAAAGGAGGGCATGTTAAAGAAGCTAATGATCCGCGCCGAACATAAAAGCGCTTATGAATTTACTGTCATACCGGTCATCGCTCTCCTAAAGCAGCTTGATTCTATCAGGAAGCCGGGGCTCTATATGATGGGTCATATCGCCGATCCTGAACTATTGATCAATGATATGATTAGAATGGGAGTTAAGATTGAGATGACCCGGGATTTTTGA